One bacterium DNA window includes the following coding sequences:
- a CDS encoding FAD-binding oxidoreductase, with product MLIKTDPSIIAGYLEDASGFTQGTADRLVIPENANEIADFLKAAAEKKNPITIAGGRTGVAAGCIPCGGTILSLERLNQMDKIVTRPEGKQITVEPAVRLDTLKAAVGAAGLIYGPDPTERTGTLGGNVATNASGGQCFKYGTTRQHVVGIEAVLTTGETLKLQRGQHISQGNLLQFPLESGKYLECSRPDLPGLGVEKNAAGYFSAPNMDPLDLLIGMDGTLAVITKITLRLLPEPAGIFAMAIFFTSIPDAAACATIIRSAAKGRQPISGITPAALEFMDKNALDLIRDSFSNIPKNAEAVLMIDQEYAAGQEDATLTHWNNFFEKNQIPEKMIWIAESKADRNYLREFRHALPETVNTIVRQRKFRKVGTDMAVPCDAFPEMLDIYYQTLNTSGLEYLIFGHIGECHLHVNILPRTQDEFDTAKQLYMDFARAVVAHAGTVSAEHGIGKIKHAFFKLMVGETGFMEMARIKKIFDPAQILNRGNIFPEDYLE from the coding sequence ATGCTCATCAAAACCGATCCATCCATTATTGCCGGTTATCTGGAAGATGCTTCCGGGTTTACGCAGGGAACCGCTGATCGTCTGGTGATTCCGGAAAACGCCAATGAAATTGCGGATTTTCTAAAAGCAGCTGCGGAAAAAAAAAATCCCATCACCATTGCCGGAGGTAGAACCGGTGTGGCTGCCGGATGTATTCCCTGCGGCGGAACGATTCTCTCTTTAGAACGGCTCAATCAAATGGATAAGATTGTCACCCGACCGGAAGGCAAACAAATCACTGTTGAACCGGCCGTGCGGCTTGATACCCTCAAAGCTGCGGTCGGCGCTGCCGGTCTTATTTATGGCCCGGATCCCACTGAGCGAACCGGTACCCTGGGAGGCAATGTGGCCACCAATGCCAGTGGCGGCCAGTGTTTTAAATACGGCACCACCCGGCAGCATGTCGTGGGCATAGAGGCGGTGCTGACAACTGGAGAAACGCTTAAACTCCAACGCGGGCAACACATCTCACAGGGGAATCTTTTACAGTTCCCTTTGGAATCAGGAAAATACTTGGAATGCTCACGCCCGGACCTTCCCGGGTTGGGTGTAGAAAAAAATGCAGCCGGTTATTTTTCCGCCCCCAATATGGACCCGCTTGATCTCCTCATCGGCATGGACGGCACCTTGGCTGTGATCACCAAAATAACCCTGCGTCTTTTGCCCGAGCCTGCCGGCATCTTTGCCATGGCCATATTTTTCACATCCATACCGGACGCAGCCGCGTGTGCTACAATCATCCGGAGTGCCGCCAAGGGCCGGCAGCCTATTTCAGGAATCACCCCCGCTGCCCTCGAATTCATGGATAAAAATGCGCTGGATCTCATCCGCGATAGTTTTTCCAATATCCCAAAAAACGCTGAAGCGGTCCTGATGATTGACCAGGAATACGCAGCCGGTCAGGAAGACGCAACTTTGACACACTGGAACAATTTTTTTGAAAAAAACCAAATCCCCGAAAAAATGATTTGGATTGCAGAATCAAAGGCCGATAGAAATTATTTGCGTGAATTTCGGCACGCGCTCCCCGAAACAGTCAACACCATTGTCCGCCAAAGGAAATTTCGTAAAGTCGGCACCGATATGGCTGTTCCCTGTGATGCATTTCCTGAAATGCTTGATATTTACTATCAAACCCTAAATACCTCAGGGTTGGAATACCTGATCTTCGGCCACATCGGAGAATGCCATTTGCACGTCAATATTCTCCCGCGTACACAGGATGAATTTGATACTGCCAAACAGCTCTATATGGACTTTGCCCGGGCTGTGGTCGCACACGCCGGCACGGTGAGTGCCGAACATGGCATTGGAAAAATCAAGCATGCTTTTTTTAAACTCATGGTGGGCGAGACCGGATTTATGGAAATGGCCCGCATCAAAAAAATATTTGATCCGGCCCAAATCCTAAATCGCGGTAATATTTTTCCTGAAGATTATTTAGAATGA